One window from the genome of Cyclobacterium amurskyense encodes:
- a CDS encoding glycoside hydrolase family 31 protein, with the protein MKYLIIICFFTYFFHPVSAQQIDWESIAPGVWRGTVGESEKYDLLSASGSKPNLPALSRLGQVIFPLNKEEVNAKSLDGKTYLQLPLDENEEIFGFGLNFKTVHQRGRIMRLHMDHYGNQDNGRTHAPVPFYVSSKGYGVFINSSRYLDVYAGTGSRLDSKNPAKALDRNTDPEWTASPYSDAVEILVPAKGVEFYVFAGPSMLEVVQRFNLFNGGGPIPPRWGLGFTQRVHRLFNQDQVLAEVNEFEKKGFPLDFIGLEPGWQSKSYPNTFAWDKERFPNPEKLIQSLKEKHISLNLWINPYVSPEASFYNELKPYYGSHTVWAGAVPDLSIPAAQKIYWKTFKKSHIEPGIGGYKIDEVDGYDRWLWPDVAEFPSGLAAEQLRQTYGLLVQRQSSQLFREENRRTYGLVRASNGGGVSFPYVIYNDYYDHRDFITALVNSGFSGLLWTPEARASSNAEEWLRRFQTVVFSPMAMINAWASGTKPWSYPEVEEEIKEMALLRMKMMPYWYSSFALYHFEGIPPFRAMQLEKGFNVKEEKESNELANLEENPYNEAIKKELKDQYMAGPNLLVAPVFAGESERKVVLPKGKWYDFYTGKYVGNGEVITVNARLDQIPVFVKDGGIVPLMDPMLHAPGTNQSYDLKILHYGESPGHFTLYDDDGISYDYESGHYSWRDINVIKESNGKWKGSISAVGDQMPNNIGKVTWVFMSEQEGQTPLK; encoded by the coding sequence ATGAAGTATTTAATAATAATTTGTTTTTTCACTTACTTTTTTCACCCTGTCAGCGCCCAACAAATTGACTGGGAAAGCATAGCTCCAGGTGTATGGAGAGGCACTGTGGGGGAATCAGAAAAATATGATCTGCTTTCTGCTTCGGGGTCAAAGCCTAATTTACCTGCTTTATCCCGATTAGGGCAGGTCATTTTCCCATTAAATAAGGAAGAGGTTAATGCCAAGTCATTGGATGGGAAAACTTATTTACAATTACCACTTGATGAGAATGAAGAGATTTTTGGCTTCGGCTTAAATTTCAAAACTGTTCATCAACGTGGCAGAATCATGCGGCTTCACATGGATCATTATGGAAACCAAGACAATGGCAGGACGCATGCACCTGTACCTTTCTATGTAAGCAGTAAAGGTTATGGTGTTTTTATCAATTCCTCCAGGTATTTGGATGTTTATGCAGGCACAGGATCCAGATTGGACAGTAAAAACCCAGCGAAAGCCTTGGACAGAAACACCGATCCAGAATGGACAGCCAGTCCCTATTCTGATGCAGTTGAGATTCTCGTTCCTGCTAAGGGTGTAGAATTCTATGTTTTTGCTGGGCCATCTATGCTGGAAGTTGTACAGCGTTTTAATTTATTTAACGGCGGTGGCCCTATCCCACCCAGATGGGGATTGGGCTTTACACAAAGAGTGCACAGGCTATTTAATCAAGATCAAGTATTGGCCGAGGTCAATGAATTTGAAAAAAAGGGGTTTCCTTTGGATTTCATAGGCTTGGAACCCGGTTGGCAAAGCAAATCTTATCCCAACACATTTGCCTGGGATAAGGAACGTTTCCCCAATCCGGAAAAACTTATTCAAAGCCTGAAAGAAAAACACATCAGTTTAAATTTATGGATCAACCCTTATGTTTCTCCAGAAGCCAGTTTTTATAATGAGCTTAAGCCCTATTATGGAAGCCATACAGTATGGGCAGGAGCCGTTCCTGACTTAAGTATTCCTGCAGCTCAAAAAATTTACTGGAAAACCTTTAAAAAATCACATATTGAACCTGGAATAGGTGGATACAAGATTGATGAGGTGGATGGCTACGACAGGTGGCTTTGGCCAGATGTGGCCGAATTCCCTTCTGGACTAGCCGCCGAACAACTCCGACAAACCTACGGGCTTCTTGTTCAGCGCCAATCCAGTCAACTTTTTCGAGAAGAAAACCGTCGCACCTATGGCTTGGTAAGGGCTTCAAACGGAGGTGGTGTTTCCTTTCCCTATGTTATTTACAATGATTACTACGATCATAGAGATTTTATTACCGCATTGGTTAATAGTGGCTTTTCAGGCCTTTTATGGACTCCTGAAGCACGGGCTTCTTCTAATGCTGAAGAATGGTTGCGCCGATTTCAAACGGTTGTTTTTTCTCCCATGGCCATGATCAATGCATGGGCAAGCGGTACAAAGCCATGGTCCTACCCTGAAGTAGAAGAAGAAATTAAAGAAATGGCACTATTAAGAATGAAAATGATGCCTTATTGGTACAGTAGCTTTGCCCTGTATCATTTTGAAGGAATCCCTCCCTTTAGGGCCATGCAACTTGAGAAGGGATTTAATGTAAAAGAGGAAAAGGAAAGCAATGAACTAGCAAACCTTGAAGAGAATCCTTACAACGAGGCCATCAAAAAAGAATTAAAGGATCAATACATGGCTGGCCCTAATTTATTGGTAGCACCTGTCTTTGCAGGTGAAAGTGAACGGAAGGTGGTATTACCAAAAGGAAAATGGTATGACTTTTACACAGGAAAATACGTTGGCAATGGTGAGGTCATTACAGTTAACGCTCGTTTAGACCAAATTCCAGTTTTTGTCAAAGATGGTGGGATAGTCCCATTAATGGACCCCATGCTCCATGCTCCCGGTACAAACCAAAGTTATGATTTAAAAATACTCCACTATGGTGAATCACCAGGCCATTTCACATTGTATGACGATGATGGAATATCCTATGATTATGAAAGTGGGCACTATTCTTGGAGAGATATAAATGTAATAAAAGAATCCAACGGGAAATGGAAAGGCTCCATTTCAGCTGTTGGTGATCAAATGCCAAACAATATTGGAAAAGTGACTTGGGTATTTATGTCCGAGCAAGAAGGACAAACTCCACTAAAATAA
- the typA gene encoding translational GTPase TypA: MQSIRNIAIIAHVDHGKTTLVDKIIHASKLFRENQQFDDLILDSNDLERERGITILSKNVSVRYKDTKINIIDTPGHADFGGEVERVLKMADGVILLVDAFEGPMPQTRFVLGKALELGLTPIVVINKVDKENCRPDEVHEAVFDLMFNLDATEEQLEFHTLYGSAKNNWMGEDWKNPNDTIFPLLDAVVKYIPEPKIDEGTTQMQITSLDYSNFVGRIAIGRIKRGNIKEGQQYALCKEDGVIKRVKVKELHVFEGLGKNKVTEVQAGDICAITGVEGFDIGDTIADLENPEALERISIDEPTMNMLFTINNSPFFGREGKFVTSRHLRERLMKETEKNLALRVDPTDSEDKFLVYGRGILHLSVLIETMRREGYELQVGQPQVIYKTIDGVKHEPIETLVVDVPETSAGKVIELATQRKGELLVMEPKGDLQHLEFSIPSRGLIGLRNNVLTATQGEAIMNHRFASYEPFKGPIPGRINGSLISMDSGQCTAYAIDKLQDRGNFFVDPGDDLYTGMVIGEHSRDNDIVVNVQKGKQLTNMRASGSDNNAKIAPAKKFSLEESMEYIQKDEYLEITPKSIRMRKIYLEENERNRAAKAQNS; this comes from the coding sequence ATGCAAAGTATTCGAAATATTGCAATTATTGCACACGTTGACCACGGAAAAACAACCTTGGTAGATAAGATAATACACGCCTCAAAACTTTTTAGGGAAAATCAGCAATTTGATGACCTAATACTAGACAGTAATGATCTAGAGAGGGAAAGAGGCATTACCATTCTTTCAAAAAATGTTTCAGTAAGGTACAAAGATACCAAGATAAACATTATTGACACCCCTGGTCACGCTGATTTCGGCGGAGAAGTTGAAAGGGTTTTGAAAATGGCAGATGGTGTTATTCTTTTGGTTGACGCTTTTGAAGGACCTATGCCCCAAACACGATTTGTATTGGGCAAAGCACTTGAGCTTGGTCTTACACCTATAGTAGTGATCAACAAAGTGGATAAAGAGAACTGTCGTCCTGATGAAGTTCATGAAGCAGTTTTTGATCTAATGTTCAACTTGGATGCAACTGAAGAGCAGTTGGAATTTCACACCTTGTACGGTTCAGCCAAAAACAACTGGATGGGTGAAGACTGGAAAAATCCTAACGACACCATTTTCCCACTTTTGGATGCGGTAGTTAAATACATTCCAGAGCCTAAAATTGATGAAGGTACTACTCAGATGCAAATCACTTCTTTAGATTATTCAAATTTCGTTGGCCGTATCGCCATTGGAAGGATAAAAAGAGGAAACATCAAAGAAGGACAACAATACGCACTCTGCAAAGAAGACGGCGTTATAAAGAGAGTTAAAGTAAAAGAACTTCACGTATTTGAAGGATTAGGTAAAAATAAAGTAACCGAAGTTCAAGCTGGAGACATTTGTGCCATCACAGGTGTGGAAGGTTTTGACATTGGAGATACAATTGCAGATCTTGAAAATCCAGAAGCATTAGAAAGGATCTCAATTGATGAGCCTACTATGAACATGCTTTTCACGATCAACAACTCACCTTTCTTTGGAAGAGAAGGCAAGTTTGTTACTTCTCGCCATTTGAGAGAGAGGTTGATGAAAGAAACAGAGAAAAACCTTGCACTAAGAGTAGACCCTACGGATAGTGAAGATAAATTCTTGGTATATGGTAGAGGTATTCTCCATTTGTCAGTACTTATCGAAACAATGCGAAGAGAAGGTTACGAATTACAAGTAGGTCAGCCTCAGGTTATCTATAAAACAATAGACGGCGTTAAGCATGAGCCTATTGAGACCTTGGTAGTAGATGTACCTGAAACTTCTGCAGGAAAAGTAATCGAACTAGCTACTCAGAGAAAAGGAGAGCTTTTGGTAATGGAACCGAAAGGAGATTTACAACACCTAGAGTTTAGCATTCCATCCAGAGGATTAATTGGATTGAGAAACAATGTATTGACTGCTACCCAAGGTGAAGCGATCATGAATCACCGTTTTGCTTCCTACGAGCCATTTAAAGGCCCTATCCCAGGAAGAATCAATGGTTCATTGATCTCTATGGACTCAGGTCAGTGTACGGCTTATGCCATTGATAAATTACAAGATAGAGGAAACTTTTTTGTGGATCCAGGAGATGACCTTTACACTGGTATGGTTATTGGCGAGCACTCAAGAGACAACGATATCGTGGTAAACGTGCAGAAAGGTAAGCAACTTACCAATATGCGGGCATCAGGATCGGATAACAATGCAAAAATTGCTCCAGCCAAAAAATTCTCATTAGAAGAATCTATGGAATACATCCAAAAAGATGAATATCTCGAAATTACTCCAAAAAGTATACGGATGAGAAAAATCTATCTGGAAGAAAATGAAAGAAATAGAGCTGCCAAAGCGCAGAATTCATAA
- the pfkA gene encoding 6-phosphofructokinase: MKKIAVYTSGGDSPGMNACVRAVVRTGIYHDLDVYSIKYGYDGIINGNIKKMQSHSVSNILQRGGTILKSARSNEFRTKEGRQKAFDQLSKHGIEGLVAIGGDGTFTGAKVFYEEFGIPIVGCPGTIDNDIYGTDYTIGFDTAVNTALEAIDKIRDTAAAHDRVFFVEVMGRDSGYIAIECAIGGGAEMVMVPETITTASEVSDYLKNLRKTKTSSIVVVAEGDEEGDAATIMEKVKAEFIGDEKKFKVTTLGHIQRGGSPTAKDRLLGSRSGLAAVEGLINGKFNCMAGIINDQVVYTPFDDCINKSKPLNKDYLRLQEILSI, from the coding sequence ATGAAAAAAATTGCAGTATATACCTCTGGTGGGGATTCACCAGGAATGAATGCATGCGTTAGAGCAGTAGTAAGGACAGGGATTTATCATGACCTGGATGTTTATAGTATCAAATACGGTTATGATGGCATTATTAATGGAAACATTAAAAAAATGCAGTCTCACTCTGTAAGTAATATTCTTCAAAGAGGAGGTACTATACTTAAATCTGCCCGAAGCAATGAGTTTCGCACCAAAGAAGGGAGACAAAAGGCCTTTGACCAACTAAGTAAGCACGGAATAGAAGGATTGGTTGCAATTGGTGGAGATGGTACTTTCACTGGGGCAAAAGTTTTTTACGAGGAATTCGGAATTCCTATTGTAGGTTGCCCAGGAACCATCGACAATGACATTTATGGAACAGATTATACCATAGGTTTTGACACGGCTGTCAATACCGCTTTGGAGGCTATTGATAAGATCAGAGATACTGCCGCAGCTCACGACCGTGTGTTTTTTGTAGAAGTAATGGGTAGAGACAGTGGATACATTGCTATTGAATGTGCCATAGGAGGTGGTGCAGAAATGGTAATGGTACCTGAAACCATCACTACAGCCAGTGAAGTCTCAGATTACCTTAAAAATTTAAGGAAAACAAAAACTTCCAGTATTGTGGTTGTAGCTGAAGGTGATGAAGAAGGTGACGCAGCTACCATCATGGAAAAGGTAAAAGCCGAATTCATTGGTGATGAGAAAAAATTCAAAGTAACCACATTAGGCCATATACAGCGCGGGGGAAGCCCTACAGCCAAAGACAGGCTCTTGGGCAGCAGAAGCGGATTAGCCGCGGTAGAAGGCTTGATTAATGGTAAATTCAACTGTATGGCGGGTATCATAAATGACCAGGTTGTATACACTCCTTTTGATGATTGCATCAACAAAAGTAAACCATTGAATAAAGATTACCTTAGGCTTCAAGAGATCTTAAGCATTTAA
- the miaA gene encoding tRNA (adenosine(37)-N6)-dimethylallyltransferase MiaA: MTPLNKIILVIAGPTAVGKTDLCINLAKKFNTVIISSDSRQFFREINIGTAKPTAGELAKVSHYFIGNKSIHDAYDVKMYESEALNCINDLFREKDLLILTGGSGLYTDAVVEGLDHIPEVGQEIREKLNALYAKEGIRPLQELLSKLDPDYFNIVDKQNPQRLIRALEVCQGTGLPFSSFRVKKKVSRPFKTIKIALIRDREELYQRIDQRMDSMIRNGLFEEAKEMYPYKDLNALNTVGYKEIFAYLDGEYDKEEAIRLLKRNSRRYAKRQVTWLKRDKAYHWFHPDEINSMLSLIKDQME, translated from the coding sequence TTGACTCCATTAAATAAAATAATCCTGGTGATTGCAGGTCCAACCGCTGTTGGAAAAACTGATTTGTGCATAAATTTAGCCAAAAAATTTAATACTGTCATAATATCCTCCGATAGTAGACAATTTTTCCGAGAAATTAATATAGGGACAGCCAAGCCTACTGCGGGTGAATTGGCCAAGGTGTCTCACTATTTCATTGGCAATAAATCTATTCACGATGCCTATGATGTCAAAATGTATGAATCAGAAGCGTTGAATTGTATAAACGATTTGTTTAGAGAAAAAGATTTGTTGATTTTGACGGGAGGCTCTGGCTTATATACCGATGCGGTAGTTGAAGGCCTGGATCATATTCCTGAAGTAGGTCAGGAGATACGTGAAAAATTGAATGCCCTTTATGCAAAAGAAGGGATTCGGCCCCTTCAAGAATTATTATCAAAATTAGATCCTGATTATTTCAATATTGTGGATAAGCAAAACCCACAACGTTTGATTAGGGCTTTAGAGGTGTGTCAAGGTACTGGATTACCTTTTAGTAGCTTTAGGGTTAAAAAGAAGGTTTCCCGCCCATTCAAGACAATCAAAATAGCCTTGATTCGTGATAGAGAGGAATTGTACCAAAGAATTGATCAAAGGATGGATAGTATGATTCGCAATGGTCTTTTTGAAGAAGCAAAGGAAATGTACCCCTATAAAGATTTAAATGCACTTAATACCGTCGGTTATAAAGAGATTTTTGCCTATCTGGATGGTGAATATGACAAGGAAGAAGCGATAAGGCTTTTGAAAAGAAACTCTCGACGCTATGCCAAAAGACAGGTTACCTGGCTGAAAAGAGACAAGGCATACCATTGGTTTCATCCGGATGAAATCAATAGTATGCTCTCCCTTATAAAAGATCAAATGGAATGA
- a CDS encoding Hpt domain-containing response regulator, which yields MKNKKVLIVDDNALNRRVFENVIGHNYFFESASDGLEAIELLKNNKYDIILMDIQMPKLDGISCLKIIKEEEITDIPVIAISAYSNQGDREYFLSTGFDDFIAKPVKPKDLLEAIHFHLNQSPNRKNIPEKEQSINGDINESVIQQLLKYHSLENIKSVYGDFLEEAENLTQEIKILAEFNKFEEIGEKLHILKGNSGTLGINVMFKVTSLFEQKIKNSSTDGIADDIDQLKSSLSKFKQLLENDKIFIKYE from the coding sequence ATGAAAAACAAAAAAGTCTTGATAGTAGACGACAATGCGCTGAATAGAAGGGTATTTGAAAATGTAATCGGACACAATTATTTTTTTGAATCTGCATCAGACGGGCTAGAAGCTATAGAATTATTAAAAAACAACAAATATGACATCATATTGATGGATATTCAAATGCCGAAACTAGACGGTATAAGTTGTTTAAAAATAATCAAAGAAGAAGAAATAACTGACATTCCAGTCATTGCTATTTCTGCTTACTCCAATCAAGGAGATCGAGAATATTTTTTATCGACCGGCTTTGATGATTTTATTGCCAAGCCTGTAAAACCCAAGGATCTGTTGGAGGCCATCCATTTTCACCTTAATCAAAGCCCAAACAGAAAAAACATCCCTGAAAAGGAACAATCCATTAATGGAGACATTAATGAATCAGTAATCCAACAACTATTGAAATACCACAGCTTGGAAAACATTAAATCCGTATATGGTGATTTTTTAGAGGAGGCTGAAAACCTTACTCAAGAAATAAAAATATTAGCGGAATTTAATAAATTTGAAGAAATTGGAGAAAAACTTCACATATTGAAAGGTAATTCAGGAACACTTGGTATTAATGTAATGTTTAAGGTTACTTCTTTATTTGAACAAAAAATCAAAAATTCATCCACGGATGGAATAGCTGATGACATCGATCAATTAAAGTCCAGCCTGAGCAAATTCAAACAATTACTTGAAAACGATAAAATTTTTATAAAATATGAGTGA
- a CDS encoding response regulator, with translation MSDAKRVLVAEDSSVIINLTKNVLSFENFSITAVKNGQQVLDKLEKEDFDLILMDINMPVMDGVACTKAIRKLPDPVKSKIPIIAITGNYKNFTLDDFKKAGLDDYVQKPLDYDLLLVTVKKHIYK, from the coding sequence ATGAGTGATGCAAAAAGAGTATTGGTAGCCGAAGACAGCTCAGTTATTATCAATCTAACAAAGAATGTTCTATCCTTTGAGAATTTTTCAATAACTGCTGTTAAGAATGGCCAACAAGTTTTAGATAAACTTGAAAAAGAAGATTTTGATTTGATCCTAATGGACATCAATATGCCGGTAATGGACGGTGTGGCTTGTACAAAAGCCATTAGAAAACTCCCAGACCCAGTAAAATCTAAAATTCCAATCATCGCCATCACTGGGAATTACAAAAATTTCACTTTGGATGATTTCAAAAAAGCGGGATTGGACGATTATGTTCAAAAACCCCTGGATTACGATTTGCTATTGGTTACCGTTAAAAAACATATTTACAAGTAA
- a CDS encoding MBL fold metallo-hydrolase, translated as MKIKFLGTGTSQGVPVIGCNCNVCTSLDFRNKRLRTSLHLEINGLSIVIDTGPDFRTQMLREAVTHLDAVLFTHEHKDHTAGLDDIRPFNFKQQMDIPLYGTVQVLEQIKSEFSYIFAKTKYPGVPRVLLNEISNTPFEIQGNKINPIQVMHHKLPVFGYRFGNFTYITDANYISPEEIEKIKGSKVLVINALQIKPHISHFTLSEALELISIIAPEKAYLTHISHTMGTHQEVTEQLPRNVEIAYDGLKIQL; from the coding sequence TTGAAAATCAAATTTTTAGGAACTGGAACATCTCAGGGTGTTCCGGTGATAGGCTGTAACTGCAATGTATGCACCTCTTTGGATTTTAGAAACAAACGCCTTAGAACCTCATTACACCTGGAAATTAACGGACTTAGCATTGTTATCGACACTGGCCCGGACTTTCGCACACAAATGCTTAGAGAGGCTGTAACCCACCTTGACGCGGTTCTTTTTACCCACGAACACAAAGACCATACTGCAGGACTTGATGACATACGTCCATTTAATTTCAAGCAACAAATGGACATACCGCTATATGGCACTGTTCAGGTTTTAGAGCAAATTAAAAGTGAGTTTTCCTATATCTTTGCCAAGACCAAGTACCCAGGAGTTCCAAGGGTATTATTGAATGAAATATCCAACACTCCATTTGAAATTCAGGGCAATAAAATCAATCCTATCCAGGTCATGCACCATAAGCTACCTGTTTTTGGATACAGGTTCGGGAATTTCACTTATATCACAGATGCAAATTACATTTCACCTGAAGAGATAGAAAAAATAAAAGGCAGTAAGGTATTGGTAATTAATGCCTTGCAAATAAAGCCACATATTTCCCATTTCACCCTTTCTGAAGCACTAGAACTCATCTCCATAATCGCTCCTGAAAAAGCATACCTGACCCATATAAGCCATACAATGGGCACACATCAGGAAGTGACCGAACAGCTGCCTCGCAATGTTGAGATAGCCTATGATGGCTTAAAAATCCAACTTTAA
- a CDS encoding NFACT RNA binding domain-containing protein, translating into MHLNYHFFKFLCPALKAEILGGTITSCFSQNKEELIIELKKTDGNPFFIRALLLPANTSISFPKDFKRSKKNNVDLFPEIIGEKVTDIQLLNFERAFYICLKDTHALLFKMHGSRSNIVLYKDKEATPYAIFRKELKEDMGLKIQELEKSLELTEARFKELKGNASQFLPTLGKLPRAWLKEAGYLEADINTRYKLMVEIMDLLDSPFFSILHKNDNYFLTLLPCSSSIASTTDPLEACNIYFQKAVVRKNFENVKNQLLRNLLDRRKKTVNYINKTSQKLEEMENDSPPSQTADIIMANLHQIPNGAEKVSLFDFYTNETREITLKRGQSPQKFAEQLYKKSKNKKIEFEQLRKNLAQKEKDLKEIAKEEEVLNQSEDFKSIKSLIKSENRSSKNQAQLQLPYKRFETEGFEIWVGKSAKANDELLRRYTWKDDLWLHAKDVAGSHVIIKTQSGMTPTKSVLERAAALAAHYSKNKTSSLAAVMYTPCKYVRKVKGSPPGAVMVDREKVILIKPEGPEEI; encoded by the coding sequence ATGCACCTTAATTATCACTTCTTTAAATTTTTATGCCCCGCTTTAAAAGCTGAAATTCTAGGTGGCACTATTACTTCCTGCTTTTCCCAAAACAAAGAGGAGCTTATCATTGAACTAAAGAAAACCGATGGCAATCCTTTCTTTATTCGGGCTTTACTTTTACCTGCTAATACAAGTATAAGTTTCCCTAAAGACTTTAAAAGAAGTAAAAAAAACAATGTTGATCTCTTCCCTGAAATAATTGGAGAAAAAGTCACGGATATTCAGCTACTGAATTTTGAAAGGGCTTTCTACATCTGCCTTAAGGACACCCATGCCCTACTATTTAAAATGCATGGCAGTAGGTCTAATATTGTCTTATACAAAGACAAGGAGGCTACTCCCTATGCCATCTTTAGAAAAGAACTTAAAGAGGACATGGGTCTTAAAATTCAAGAGCTTGAAAAATCCTTAGAATTAACTGAGGCAAGATTCAAAGAACTAAAAGGAAATGCCTCACAATTTCTCCCTACACTGGGCAAATTACCCAGAGCTTGGCTCAAGGAAGCCGGCTATCTGGAAGCGGACATAAACACCCGGTACAAGCTGATGGTGGAAATTATGGACCTGCTTGACAGTCCATTTTTCTCAATTCTCCATAAAAACGACAATTATTTCCTCACCCTTTTACCTTGTTCCTCTTCTATTGCCAGCACCACTGACCCTTTAGAGGCCTGCAATATTTACTTCCAGAAAGCAGTAGTCAGAAAAAACTTTGAGAATGTCAAAAACCAATTGCTTCGAAACCTTCTCGATAGACGCAAAAAAACAGTAAATTACATCAATAAGACCAGTCAAAAACTGGAAGAAATGGAGAATGACTCTCCTCCTAGCCAAACGGCAGACATCATCATGGCCAACCTTCACCAGATCCCCAACGGGGCAGAAAAAGTGAGCCTATTTGATTTTTACACCAATGAAACACGAGAAATTACTTTAAAAAGAGGCCAAAGTCCCCAAAAGTTTGCGGAGCAACTTTACAAAAAAAGCAAAAACAAGAAAATTGAATTCGAGCAATTACGTAAAAACCTGGCCCAAAAAGAAAAAGATCTAAAGGAGATTGCCAAGGAAGAGGAAGTTTTGAACCAATCTGAAGACTTCAAATCAATTAAATCACTCATCAAATCTGAAAACAGATCATCCAAAAACCAAGCCCAGCTACAATTACCTTACAAGCGATTTGAAACAGAAGGGTTTGAGATTTGGGTTGGAAAATCTGCTAAAGCAAATGATGAGTTACTAAGAAGGTACACTTGGAAAGACGATCTATGGCTTCATGCAAAGGATGTAGCTGGATCACATGTTATCATCAAGACCCAATCAGGCATGACGCCAACCAAGAGCGTTCTTGAACGAGCTGCTGCACTAGCCGCCCATTATTCAAAAAACAAAACATCGTCCCTTGCAGCCGTCATGTACACCCCATGCAAATACGTCCGAAAGGTGAAAGGTTCTCCACCTGGGGCTGTGATGGTGGACAGGGAGAAGGTAATTTTAATAAAACCTGAGGGGCCCGAAGAAATATAA